The Alteromonas stellipolaris genome includes a region encoding these proteins:
- the spoT gene encoding bifunctional GTP diphosphokinase/guanosine-3',5'-bis pyrophosphate 3'-pyrophosphohydrolase, translating to MYLFEGLKQKVIKYLPADRVQLVQEAFVLAQEAHDGQMRSSGDPYITHPVAVASILADMHLDHETLMAALLHDVIEDTHYSQEDLAEAFGETVAELVEGVSKLDKIAFSSKQEAQAENFRKMMMAMVQDIRVILIKLADRTHNMRTLGSLRPDKRRRIALETLEIYAPIAHRLGIHDIKNELEDLGFLAMYPMRHRALKSAVRQARGNRKEIIENIREELSTRLAAYKIESDVLGREKHLYSIYRKMRNKELMFNEVMDIYAFRIVVDSVDNCYRSLGAMHSLYKPIENRFKDYIAIPRTNGYQSLHTSLIGPHGIPVEIQIRTQEMDQMADKGVAAHWLYKEPGDNGTTAQLRARKWMQSLLELQQSASSSFEFIESVKTDLFPEEIYVFTPDGRIIELPMGATAVDFAYAVHSDIGNTCVGVRVERRNYSLSKPLQNGQTVEIITSPKAKPNANWLNFVVSARARTRIRQYLRKQHSQEAVNMGNRLLRHALGEVKLDDIPEADIERVVAETKHDDFDSLLIDIGLGNELSAIVARRLLGENTDLPEKKGNVAIRGTEGLLVHYARCCHPIPDDEIVAVLSPGRGMTIHQIGCNNIRKLSKEEPQRVLPMRWDDEPQGEFKASLRIELFNHQGTLATLTNTISGCDSNIIGLQTEEKESNIYFIDIEITTQNRVHLARVMKKIRTMPEVQKVSRHSQSRH from the coding sequence GTGTATTTGTTTGAAGGCTTAAAACAGAAAGTAATAAAGTACCTGCCTGCTGACCGAGTTCAGCTGGTACAAGAGGCGTTTGTGTTGGCGCAAGAGGCCCACGATGGACAAATGCGCTCAAGTGGCGACCCTTATATTACGCACCCTGTTGCTGTTGCCAGTATTCTGGCCGACATGCATTTAGACCATGAAACCCTCATGGCAGCCTTGCTACACGACGTGATTGAAGACACCCATTACAGCCAAGAAGATCTTGCTGAGGCGTTCGGTGAAACCGTTGCCGAGTTGGTGGAAGGGGTCAGTAAGCTAGATAAAATTGCATTTAGCAGTAAGCAAGAAGCACAGGCTGAAAACTTCCGTAAAATGATGATGGCCATGGTGCAAGACATTCGGGTTATTCTGATTAAGCTAGCTGACCGTACCCATAATATGCGTACACTAGGTTCGCTTCGCCCTGATAAGCGCCGCCGTATAGCTCTAGAAACCCTTGAAATTTATGCGCCTATTGCCCATCGCTTAGGTATTCACGATATTAAAAATGAGCTAGAAGACCTAGGTTTTCTTGCCATGTATCCCATGCGTCACCGCGCGCTTAAATCGGCGGTTCGCCAAGCCCGTGGTAACCGTAAAGAAATTATCGAAAATATTCGTGAAGAACTCAGCACTCGTTTAGCGGCTTATAAAATTGAGTCGGACGTACTTGGCCGCGAAAAGCACCTGTACTCTATTTACCGTAAAATGCGTAACAAAGAGCTAATGTTCAACGAAGTGATGGACATTTATGCATTTCGTATTGTGGTCGACTCGGTAGATAATTGTTACCGCTCGTTAGGGGCTATGCATAGCTTGTATAAGCCGATTGAAAACCGTTTTAAAGATTACATTGCCATTCCACGTACCAATGGCTATCAATCATTGCACACCTCGCTTATTGGCCCCCATGGTATTCCGGTAGAAATTCAAATTCGTACCCAAGAAATGGATCAGATGGCAGATAAAGGGGTTGCTGCGCACTGGCTTTATAAAGAGCCTGGCGACAACGGCACTACTGCGCAATTAAGAGCGCGTAAGTGGATGCAATCGTTACTTGAGCTTCAACAGTCTGCCAGTTCATCCTTCGAATTTATTGAATCGGTTAAAACAGATTTATTCCCAGAAGAAATTTACGTATTTACTCCAGATGGTCGCATTATTGAACTGCCTATGGGCGCTACAGCCGTAGATTTCGCGTATGCAGTGCATTCAGATATTGGTAATACCTGTGTAGGTGTGCGGGTAGAGCGCAGAAACTACAGCCTAAGTAAGCCATTACAAAATGGTCAAACCGTAGAAATTATTACCTCGCCTAAAGCTAAACCCAATGCTAATTGGCTAAACTTTGTAGTCAGTGCTCGCGCACGCACTCGTATTCGCCAATATTTGCGTAAACAGCACTCTCAAGAAGCGGTAAACATGGGTAACCGCTTACTGCGCCATGCCTTAGGTGAAGTGAAGCTGGACGATATTCCAGAGGCCGATATTGAACGGGTAGTGGCTGAAACTAAGCACGACGACTTTGATTCTTTACTTATCGATATAGGCTTGGGTAACGAGCTAAGCGCTATTGTTGCCCGCAGATTGCTAGGTGAAAACACAGACTTACCAGAGAAGAAAGGTAACGTAGCTATTCGTGGTACCGAAGGTCTATTGGTGCATTATGCCCGTTGTTGTCACCCTATTCCTGACGATGAAATTGTGGCGGTGTTAAGCCCAGGTCGTGGTATGACGATTCACCAAATTGGTTGCAACAACATTCGCAAGCTTTCAAAAGAAGAGCCTCAGCGCGTATTACCAATGCGTTGGGACGATGAACCTCAAGGTGAATTTAAAGCCTCGCTGCGAATTGAACTGTTTAATCATCAGGGGACCCTTGCTACCCTAACGAACACAATTTCTGGTTGCGATTCCAATATTATTGGACTGCAAACAGAAGAAAAAGAGAGTAATATCTACTTTATCGACATCGAAATTACCACGCAAAATCGCGTACATTTGGCAAGAGTGATGAAAAAAATCCGCACCATGCCAGAGGTTCAGAAAGTGTCACGTCATAGTCAGTCCAGACACTAA
- a CDS encoding GGDEF domain-containing protein, with translation MDSSSLSQFLENTHLNSAEVKRRRLTLYFISYIGGIIMAVLAAKNLVRGDHFLAFWLGLFSFSVFANAALSHIFKNNNIFYYIAGCIVTAMVAVISVTGGYHDTGLHFVYPLILIQIIIVRFRAAIFYVTGTVGAVAFIVYHQESIPATYRAEDVSRFLIALGCFITVAFISEYFWHKSRKEMLTDNLEKLRQANSDPLTKVPNRRFLESVYFERAIKNPADYFPLSVVVVDIDYFKKINDNYGHDVGDRVLINVATLMKKAIRATDVVSRTGGEEFLILYPKTTLSMAVKLAEKIRVEIESSPFIEGDIHHPITASFGVATALTDANINATVKLADEHLYEAKGAGRNRVM, from the coding sequence ATGGATAGTTCCTCGTTAAGCCAATTTCTCGAAAATACCCATTTAAATAGTGCTGAAGTGAAGCGCCGCCGTTTAACTTTGTATTTCATCTCATACATTGGCGGTATTATTATGGCCGTGTTAGCCGCTAAAAATTTAGTGCGGGGTGATCACTTTCTCGCCTTTTGGTTGGGGCTTTTTTCGTTTTCAGTTTTTGCTAATGCGGCGTTGTCGCATATCTTTAAAAATAATAATATTTTCTACTATATTGCAGGATGTATTGTTACTGCTATGGTGGCGGTAATCTCTGTTACTGGTGGTTACCATGATACGGGGCTGCACTTTGTTTACCCACTTATTTTAATACAAATTATTATTGTGCGTTTTAGAGCGGCCATTTTTTACGTCACGGGTACCGTCGGCGCGGTGGCCTTTATCGTTTACCACCAAGAATCTATTCCTGCTACCTATCGGGCAGAGGATGTATCTCGCTTCCTAATAGCGCTTGGTTGTTTCATTACAGTGGCTTTTATTTCTGAATACTTTTGGCATAAAAGTAGAAAGGAGATGTTGACCGATAATTTAGAGAAGCTTCGTCAAGCTAACTCTGACCCTCTGACCAAAGTACCCAATAGGCGATTTTTAGAATCGGTTTATTTTGAGCGCGCAATAAAAAACCCAGCGGATTACTTTCCGTTAAGTGTTGTTGTAGTGGATATCGATTACTTTAAAAAAATAAACGATAACTACGGGCATGACGTTGGAGACAGAGTATTAATTAACGTTGCTACATTAATGAAAAAAGCCATTAGAGCCACCGATGTTGTATCACGCACTGGTGGAGAGGAGTTTTTAATTTTATACCCCAAAACAACCTTGAGTATGGCGGTAAAGTTGGCTGAAAAAATTCGTGTAGAGATTGAAAGCTCGCCATTTATAGAGGGAGACATTCATCACCCGATCACAGCCAGTTTTGGGGTGGCAACAGCATTAACTGACGCCAATATTAATGCCACGGTTAAGTTGGCTGACGAGCACCTTTACGAAGCGAAAGGTGCGGGTAGGAACCGCGTCATGTAG
- the rpoZ gene encoding DNA-directed RNA polymerase subunit omega, whose protein sequence is MARVTVEDAVDKIGNRFDLVLVAARRARQIATEGKTPMVDVQNDKPTVTALREIEEGLVTASTLEQDDLRDQEQQEHAEFSSVANILSDQ, encoded by the coding sequence ATGGCCCGCGTAACAGTTGAAGATGCCGTAGATAAAATTGGTAACCGCTTTGATTTGGTTTTGGTAGCTGCTCGTCGTGCTCGCCAAATTGCCACCGAAGGTAAAACTCCAATGGTTGATGTGCAAAACGATAAGCCTACTGTAACTGCACTTCGTGAAATCGAAGAAGGTTTGGTAACTGCTAGCACACTAGAGCAAGACGATTTGCGTGATCAGGAACAACAAGAACACGCTGAGTTTTCTTCAGTAGCAAATATTCTTTCTGATCAATAG
- a CDS encoding uroporphyrinogen-III C-methyltransferase, translating into MSDKNEKDPQNGELVSVESSSSTTSEATSANTASSTDTVSPKGTDKNTPKKAKKSSGTKLLWFVVIVIFLLVLGIIGAGYWYYMQQQGSSDSLAKAQQANTAQVNDMLSDRKQTADTLRMLNMQNGELKDAVDSLQQQNSALVQQAEATQQQLNSMEGQRPADWLIAEADYLVRMAGRKLWLENDVRTATLLLVNADKRLKSLADPSVLPVRAKLAEDIQTLQQMNPVSQSSVALALTGMLAQIDKLPLDTFEKPVEADADSNELSESADDWKENLAKVWHSIVDGFLTVKSLEGPVEPVMSLQAQFLVKEQLRLQLMHAQSAALKADSGLYEQSLLYAKTMLEEHYDVEKIQVTGFISALDNLVDTDISQPIPSQLVSQKPLEQLLESRVKQAFSQGASAL; encoded by the coding sequence ATGTCTGACAAGAATGAGAAGGACCCTCAAAATGGGGAATTGGTAAGCGTGGAATCATCATCTAGTACGACATCAGAAGCGACGTCAGCGAACACCGCATCAAGCACAGATACAGTATCACCTAAAGGTACGGATAAAAACACGCCGAAAAAAGCGAAAAAATCATCAGGAACCAAGCTTCTATGGTTTGTGGTTATTGTTATTTTCCTTTTAGTACTAGGCATTATTGGTGCTGGGTATTGGTACTACATGCAACAACAAGGCAGCAGCGATTCCCTTGCTAAAGCTCAACAGGCAAATACCGCGCAAGTTAACGACATGCTTTCCGATCGTAAGCAAACAGCAGACACGTTGCGTATGCTCAACATGCAGAACGGTGAACTAAAAGACGCTGTAGATTCATTGCAGCAACAAAATAGTGCCTTAGTGCAACAAGCCGAAGCAACACAACAGCAACTTAATAGCATGGAAGGTCAACGCCCTGCCGATTGGCTTATAGCCGAGGCTGATTATTTAGTTCGCATGGCGGGTAGAAAGTTGTGGTTAGAAAACGATGTACGCACAGCAACCTTATTGTTAGTAAACGCCGATAAGCGTTTAAAATCACTAGCAGATCCTTCCGTACTACCGGTTCGCGCCAAGCTTGCTGAAGACATTCAAACCCTTCAACAAATGAACCCTGTATCTCAAAGTTCGGTGGCTCTTGCCCTTACCGGCATGCTGGCGCAAATTGACAAATTACCGTTAGATACTTTTGAAAAGCCAGTAGAGGCAGATGCTGATAGCAATGAGCTATCTGAATCGGCAGACGACTGGAAAGAGAACCTAGCGAAAGTGTGGCACTCCATTGTTGATGGCTTTTTAACAGTGAAAAGTTTAGAAGGCCCGGTTGAACCGGTAATGTCATTACAAGCCCAGTTTTTAGTTAAAGAACAGCTTCGCTTGCAGTTGATGCATGCTCAGTCTGCTGCTCTTAAAGCAGACTCAGGTTTGTATGAGCAATCTTTGCTTTACGCTAAAACCATGCTTGAAGAGCATTATGATGTTGAAAAGATTCAGGTTACTGGTTTTATCTCAGCACTAGATAACCTTGTTGATACCGACATTTCACAACCAATCCCTAGCCAGTTAGTTTCACAAAAGCCGCTAGAGCAGTTATTGGAGTCTCGTGTAAAACAAGCATTCAGTCAGGGAGCTAGCGCATTATGA
- a CDS encoding RidA family protein, whose amino-acid sequence MSKSIIQTDKAPAAIGTYSQAVKAGTTVYLSGQIPLVAETMEMVSEDFAEQAVQVFENLKAVCDAAGGTTNDLVKVNIFLIDLGHFATVNEIMSRYFNKPYPARAAVQVSALPKGAQIEIDGVMELPE is encoded by the coding sequence ATGTCTAAGTCTATTATTCAGACCGATAAGGCACCTGCCGCTATTGGTACTTACAGTCAAGCAGTTAAGGCTGGCACTACGGTTTATCTTTCAGGCCAAATTCCTTTGGTTGCAGAAACCATGGAAATGGTGTCAGAAGACTTCGCTGAACAAGCGGTACAGGTTTTTGAAAACTTAAAAGCCGTGTGTGATGCCGCTGGTGGCACCACCAACGACTTGGTAAAAGTGAACATTTTTCTTATCGATTTAGGTCACTTTGCTACGGTTAATGAAATTATGAGCCGTTACTTCAACAAGCCATACCCGGCTCGTGCTGCAGTACAAGTTTCTGCATTGCCTAAAGGCGCACAAATTGAAATCGACGGCGTGATGGAATTGCCGGAGTAA
- a CDS encoding alpha/beta hydrolase: MAQELLPYVEQKPSSTPNACVIWLHGLGDSGHGFAPIVPELKLPDSMSVKFIFPHAPERPVTINGGMRMRAWYDIKSLDFNSRADLTGVLESASQVEALIQEQVDKGIPTNRIVLAGFSQGGVIALHLAPRFTHKLAGVLALSTYMCEPNLLANEATEINRDIPIMMAHGDQDEVVPIFMGNAAYKTLTENGFNATWQTYTMQHNVCMQELNDISAWLQKVLA; this comes from the coding sequence ATGGCGCAAGAACTTTTGCCGTACGTTGAACAAAAACCCAGCTCTACTCCAAATGCCTGCGTGATCTGGCTTCATGGTTTAGGCGATTCTGGTCATGGCTTCGCGCCTATCGTACCTGAGCTAAAGCTACCTGATAGCATGTCAGTGAAATTTATTTTCCCCCACGCGCCAGAACGCCCCGTTACCATTAACGGTGGCATGCGTATGCGTGCGTGGTACGACATCAAATCACTCGATTTCAATAGTCGCGCAGATTTAACTGGTGTACTTGAGTCGGCGAGTCAAGTAGAAGCCCTTATCCAAGAACAGGTAGATAAAGGCATTCCTACAAACCGCATTGTGTTAGCAGGGTTCTCTCAAGGTGGCGTAATTGCACTTCATTTGGCGCCTCGCTTCACACACAAACTTGCCGGTGTATTGGCACTTTCCACTTATATGTGCGAGCCAAACTTATTAGCCAATGAAGCGACTGAGATCAATCGTGACATCCCCATTATGATGGCCCATGGCGATCAAGATGAAGTCGTGCCCATTTTTATGGGTAATGCGGCATATAAGACGTTAACCGAGAATGGTTTTAACGCCACTTGGCAAACCTACACCATGCAACACAATGTGTGCATGCAAGAGTTAAACGATATTTCAGCTTGGCTACAAAAGGTACTTGCTTAG
- the trmH gene encoding tRNA (guanosine(18)-2'-O)-methyltransferase TrmH, whose product MSPERYLRIRSALAKRQTDLTVCLENVHKPHNVSAVVRTCDAIGIHRVHTVWEEKYQFRGDTAMGSQQWVRQTNHDSLGNAIGALKQQGMQVLVTHLSDTAVGFREVDYTKPTAIIFGQERYGATDEAIAMADQDIIIPMAGMVQSLNVSVAAALVLYEAQRQRELAGMYDVEHLPEEECQKLLFERGYPRLCALSKTKGVPYPAIDDIGRIDAPASWWKQMQLTPEALHALSDNDEAVSTRA is encoded by the coding sequence ATGTCGCCCGAGCGCTACCTTCGCATTCGTAGTGCGTTGGCAAAAAGGCAAACCGACCTTACGGTTTGCCTCGAAAATGTACACAAACCCCACAATGTATCGGCGGTAGTTCGTACCTGTGATGCCATTGGTATTCACCGTGTTCACACCGTGTGGGAAGAGAAATATCAGTTTCGTGGCGACACCGCCATGGGCAGCCAGCAATGGGTTCGCCAAACTAATCACGACAGTTTAGGTAATGCTATAGGTGCGCTAAAGCAGCAGGGTATGCAGGTATTAGTCACTCACTTATCTGATACTGCAGTGGGCTTTCGTGAAGTTGATTACACCAAACCTACCGCGATTATTTTTGGGCAGGAACGTTACGGTGCTACCGATGAAGCCATTGCCATGGCCGATCAGGATATCATCATCCCTATGGCGGGCATGGTGCAGTCGTTGAATGTGTCTGTAGCGGCAGCACTTGTGCTTTATGAAGCGCAGCGCCAACGTGAACTAGCAGGCATGTATGATGTTGAGCATTTACCGGAAGAAGAATGTCAAAAACTCTTGTTTGAAAGAGGTTACCCAAGGCTGTGCGCCTTAAGTAAAACGAAGGGGGTTCCATACCCTGCGATTGATGATATTGGCCGCATTGATGCACCAGCAAGTTGGTGGAAGCAAATGCAGCTAACGCCTGAAGCGTTACACGCCCTATCTGACAATGACGAGGCAGTGTCTACGCGCGCCTAG
- the hemC gene encoding hydroxymethylbilane synthase: protein MQAAPKRTIRIATRKSALALWQAEYVKAKLLEHHDSIVVELVPMSTQGDRILDTPLAKIGGKGLFIKELEVAMLEGRADIAVHSMKDVPVEFPEGFGLHAICERENPFDAFVSNHFDDLDALPEGAVVGTSSLRRQCQIRKHRPDLKIKDLRGNVNTRLAKLDAGEYDAIILASAGLIRLGMEERIKTGLPASVSLPAVGQGAVGIECRNDDAELIALLQALNHDETQTRVSAERAMNERLEGGCQVPIGSFATLDGDSITLTGMVGQPDGSTLLFASATGPTKNAKSIGVEVAEALLEQGAGEILSALYN from the coding sequence ATGCAAGCAGCACCTAAGAGAACAATTCGTATCGCCACTCGCAAAAGCGCACTAGCGCTATGGCAAGCTGAATATGTGAAAGCGAAACTGTTAGAACACCATGATTCAATTGTCGTTGAGCTGGTTCCTATGAGCACTCAAGGTGATCGAATTCTTGACACGCCGCTGGCAAAAATTGGTGGTAAGGGCTTGTTTATCAAAGAACTTGAAGTTGCCATGCTAGAAGGCAGAGCCGATATTGCGGTGCATTCAATGAAGGATGTACCCGTTGAATTCCCCGAAGGATTTGGGCTTCACGCCATTTGCGAACGTGAGAATCCGTTCGATGCCTTTGTATCAAACCATTTTGATGATTTAGATGCATTGCCAGAAGGTGCTGTGGTTGGAACCTCTAGTCTTCGCCGCCAGTGCCAAATTCGTAAGCATCGTCCCGACCTAAAAATTAAAGATTTGCGCGGTAATGTGAATACCCGCCTCGCTAAACTCGATGCTGGCGAATACGATGCCATCATTCTTGCCTCTGCTGGCCTTATCCGTTTGGGCATGGAAGAACGGATTAAAACCGGTTTGCCGGCTTCGGTATCGCTTCCCGCCGTAGGGCAAGGGGCTGTAGGTATTGAATGCCGCAATGACGATGCCGAACTTATTGCGTTACTTCAAGCGCTGAACCACGATGAAACCCAAACCCGAGTGAGCGCAGAGCGCGCGATGAACGAACGTTTGGAAGGCGGCTGCCAAGTTCCTATCGGCAGTTTTGCTACCCTTGATGGCGACAGCATAACCTTAACCGGTATGGTCGGACAGCCCGATGGCTCAACCTTATTATTTGCTTCTGCCACAGGCCCTACAAAAAATGCAAAGAGCATAGGCGTAGAAGTCGCCGAGGCACTGCTCGAACAAGGCGCTGGAGAGATTCTTAGCGCGTTGTATAACTAG
- the gmk gene encoding guanylate kinase: MASLLGNLFILAAPSGAGKSSLIKALMEKYASNSNNAMEVSVSHTTRKPRPGEVDGQHYHYVSREQFEALIEQGVFFEWAEVFGNYYGTSRVTIEQTLHRGIDVFLDIDWQGARQVQKLMPDTCGIFILPPSIEVLEQRLTNRGQDSDEVIAGRMKEAVAEMSHFSEFSHVIVNDDFATALNDLEAIVISQRLRTMKQQMRYQPLLDELLGSA; this comes from the coding sequence ATGGCATCATTACTCGGTAATTTATTTATACTTGCAGCGCCCTCAGGCGCAGGAAAATCCAGCCTTATAAAGGCGTTAATGGAAAAGTACGCGTCTAATAGCAACAATGCAATGGAAGTGTCAGTGTCCCACACCACGCGTAAACCTAGACCGGGTGAGGTTGATGGGCAGCATTACCATTACGTAAGCCGAGAGCAATTTGAAGCGCTGATTGAACAAGGTGTTTTTTTTGAGTGGGCAGAAGTGTTCGGAAACTATTATGGCACTTCTCGGGTAACCATTGAGCAAACGTTGCATCGTGGCATCGATGTTTTTTTAGATATCGACTGGCAAGGTGCGCGTCAGGTACAAAAGCTCATGCCAGATACCTGCGGTATTTTCATATTGCCCCCTTCAATCGAAGTGTTAGAGCAGCGTTTAACCAATCGTGGGCAAGACAGCGATGAAGTGATTGCCGGTAGAATGAAAGAAGCGGTGGCAGAAATGTCCCACTTTAGTGAGTTTAGTCACGTTATTGTTAACGATGATTTCGCCACTGCGCTTAACGATTTAGAAGCGATTGTGATTTCACAGCGTTTACGAACAATGAAACAACAAATGCGCTATCAGCCTTTATTGGACGAATTGCTCGGATCTGCTTAA
- a CDS encoding uroporphyrinogen-III synthase has protein sequence MLLITRPLPKLQASAEAFEQAGINAVGVATSDIQSIPSKANELQQFLLSSPSVNSIIVTSIYAVPATLDALNHVSLLSAPTTLIAVGDATANALHSANLPFKIVTPSLHTSEGILVMQQLNEANCTQVVIIKGEGGRDTLAHVLGGRGISVTEFCVYKREPLTNPIYTKVWKIGDVSGIIATSENMAKQLISSHSMQLLALPWLTVSERVATSLRNLGIARVSVCNRATDQALIAWVKENWEY, from the coding sequence ATGTTATTGATAACCCGTCCTCTTCCTAAGTTACAGGCAAGTGCAGAGGCTTTCGAGCAGGCGGGTATTAATGCCGTAGGGGTTGCTACATCAGATATTCAAAGCATCCCCAGCAAGGCAAACGAGCTCCAACAGTTTTTGTTGAGCTCGCCCAGCGTTAATAGCATTATTGTCACCAGCATTTATGCCGTGCCAGCGACGCTTGATGCACTCAACCATGTCTCGTTGTTATCTGCGCCTACTACGTTAATTGCGGTAGGCGATGCCACAGCCAATGCGCTACACAGCGCGAATTTACCTTTCAAAATTGTTACACCTTCGCTACATACATCCGAAGGTATACTGGTCATGCAGCAACTTAATGAGGCAAACTGTACACAAGTCGTTATTATTAAGGGTGAAGGTGGCAGGGATACGCTGGCTCATGTTTTAGGCGGCAGAGGTATATCGGTTACTGAGTTTTGTGTATATAAAAGAGAACCACTTACAAACCCAATTTACACAAAAGTCTGGAAAATTGGCGATGTTAGCGGCATTATCGCTACAAGCGAGAATATGGCAAAACAGCTTATTTCTAGCCATAGTATGCAATTATTAGCGTTGCCCTGGTTAACGGTAAGTGAACGAGTTGCAACGAGTTTACGTAATCTTGGGATAGCACGCGTTTCGGTGTGCAACCGCGCCACCGATCAGGCATTAATTGCCTGGGTAAAGGAAAATTGGGAGTATTAA